gagatggtgatacaagtgcaatatggatgatagatataggtttttgtaatctgaaaatataaaaacagcaaggtaacaagtaataaaagtgagcacaaacggtattgcaatgcgttgaaacaaggcctagggttcatactttcactagtgcaagttctctcaacaataataacataattggatcatataacaatccctcaacatgcaacaaagagccactccaaagtcactaatagcggagaacaaacgaagagattattgtagggtacaaaaccacctcaaagttatcctttctgatcgatctatttaagagtctgtagtaaaataacacgaagctattctttctatttgatctatcatagagttcgtactagaataataccttaagacacaaatcaaccaaaaccttaatgtcacctagatactccaatgtcagctcaagtatccgtggctatgattatacgatatgcatcaaacaatctcagattcatttattcaaccaacacatagaacttcaaagagtgccccaaagtttctaccggagagtcaagacgaaagcgtgtaccaacccctatgcataagttcacgagcggaacccgcaagtttaccaccaaaacatacatcaagtggatcacgtgaatatcccattgtcaccacagataagcacgacaagacatatatcaagtgttctcaaatccctaaagactcaatccgacaagacaacttcaaggggaaaactcaatccgttacaagagagtagagggggagaaacaccataagatccaactaaaataacaaagctcgcgatacatcaagatcttaccatctcaagaacacgagagagagagagagaacgatcaaacacatagctactggtacataccctcagccccgagggtgaactactccctcctcgtcatggagagcgccgagatgatgaagatggccaccggtgagggattccccctccggcagggtgccggaacagggtcccgattggtttttggtggctacagaggcttgcggcggtggaactcccgatctattctgttccccgaagtttttagggtatatatatatatatgcgaaagaagacggtcaggggagccacgaggggcccacgagggtgcgggcacgccaggggggcaggcgcgcctccctgcctcgtggccacctcgaagcttccctgacgtgtactccaagtctcctggattgctttcgttccaaaaataactctcccgaaggtttcattccttttggactccgtttgatattccttttctgcgaaacactgaaataggcaaaaaaacagaaactggcactgggctctaggttaataggttagtcccaaaaatcatataaaagtgcttagtaaagcccattaaacatccaaaacaaataatataatagcatggaacaatcaaaaattatagatatgttggagacgtatcaaaatgtacccagcaagacttacatcagaactagctacatatgcatcagtatcaacaaagggggtggtggagtttaactgcagcaagccagctttgactcggtggctatcctgaactacgactgcaagtaactcttttgaggtggcgcacacgagtccacatgtttaccatatcaatacaccactatggatccgctcctgtcaccctacgagaaggccatccatagcactcacgcttatcttgcgcattttagagtatccactttcacttgtctatgaactgtataggcaacccagaggtcctttaccgcggacgcggctaatcgaatagatgatgttaaccctgcaggggtgtacttcttcacacacgctctcaccacttaccgccgtttacacgacatgtactcggcaacattcaagcagaatcccaacgagggtgtcggtcacggcctacctaaacactcaagtctctagtccaggtttatcgcctattcaggttccatccgcagggagtccggccgaggtttccacatacgcccccaaacgatgtgtacagggttccgcgacaccaagaaggcgcccggcatacccgaccacgtgcctacagcatcacagcccacccctcgggtcagcgctgcgcacggcctccagcatactacaaacaccagaaactacttgcaactcctggacagaggacaagggtggttaagaagccaagaggggcacttaagcattccaatgcgtggtagtagctgttcatggatcacaaacacagaactcagttcccgaggacgactggaatgagacaacccaccatgtactcctacatggcctctcaccgctacctttaccaaatcatgttcacacacttagctcttaacagtaggacatgttcaccacattccaattcaaccccgatgaatcagacctgactcaactctaagcacatcagggctcaaacaactcctactcatgctagtgagtttcatctatttactactAGATAGGTGGCGCGGCTTGCCGCGCGTTGCCCACCTCACGGCGAGCAATTCACTCGAAAACCATTTGTACAACATGATATATTTGGGAAATCAACTAAACAATAGTTGAGGAAAACATATCATCAAGAAAAAAAGTTCCTTATCCATGATAGATGGAACAGAGCATCAAGAAAAGGCTACTTGACATACCGACAaatagaaagtaaaagattgctTATCAACATTCCATGCAGCAGCTTGCAAAATTAGAAAAAGACACTAACATGTATGCCTTTGGAACTGGAATAGGACAGAAATTAAAGACTAAACTATTGAGATGATTTTTGAGATATTCTAACTAAAACTGTCACACATGTATTAATTAAATTTTTGCTTACCACCAAGCTGTACCATTTATATAGGAAGAAATGCTATTTTTGCTTTAAGTACCTACTAATATACTCTGATAAACTAAATACACTTCCTTGTCTGCCTGTCCGTTCAACAGCGGCAGCCGCTACCGCCTTCCCGCTGCTACCGTCGAGCCTCCCGAATTGCGAGCATGttctttacttgtgcatgggcatcCGCTGTGCTCTCCTCTTCATGCATAGACCCTGATAATGTGTCCCTTCTTTCCAATCTCCCTTTGACCGTGCGTGCATTCTTCCATGACTGTCACCATGGCGGCCACGCCGTCAACGTCATTCCCCGGTTGTCCTAGGAGTGCGTGAGCCTCCATGCCCGGTCATGTTCCTCATTGCAGCGGTGCCGGCAGATCCTGTTGTCGCCCTTTCCCCTTCCGTGCCTGAATGTTCAGGATGTCAGCTTGGAAAGTTGAATTATGTTGGATGGACTCATATGCTACTTGGTTATACTGATTTCTCATATGAACCATGCCATCAGCTTCAATTGGGATAAAGGCTTGGTAAAATGTGTCTACAACAGTACCATAAGGAGCAACTTACTACTGCTGAAAATGTGTGTAAGTCTCTCATTTTGAACTCAATTCTCCCTTCATTGGCATCTTGGCTGTACACATTGATTTGCTCTTGTGAGTGGTAGTGCATTGAAGAATTATTTGATCTGTCGGTGTGTCTTCTGGTTTCGCTGAAACTATTTCTTGGAATTACTTACATGTGATGTTTAATGTAGAAATCAATTCCTATTCGATGAGTACATATATTCTTCAAGCACACAAGTTCACAAATTATAGATGTGTTAACGGGGCAAATATTATAGATAAGCAAATAAAATTTAAATGATTTATTGGACAACATGAATTGTCAGAACTACATATGAAGATGCCGCACATGGAATGGTGTATGTATGCAAATTTAATTACATGATGTACCTGAGATATTTGATTAGCTCATCCATCTCCCCACATGCTAATCATTGTCCTTCTATCTATAATTTGTGTGGCGGAGAAAAGCTATTTATGTTACCATCTGTATATAATATCAACACACGAGGGAAATAACTTTGGAATACCCAGTAGAAAATTTTAGAAAGTTCAAAGTTTCAGCAGTTTCTGCACAAGCAGAATTTTCTTTACCAAAACAACAAGTTGATGTCACAGGTCTCTCGCAGTTGCAAGAATCCCGGTCTCTCGCAGCTGCAAGAAATTGAAGCACATAAGTAGACATCTGTAAATTTAATATAAGATACACAAGAACTAAGAAAACCATTCTTTGCTTTCAGCATTGCAGAACAAATTGACAGAAAAATATAGTTCTTCATGGCGCCTCTTTTCAGTTTAGGCATGAGCTTAGGATGCAATCGGGCATGGATCCATGAAAGGTAATTCCATACTAAACGAAATTACCTTTTCCAGTTTGAAGGTACGTTAGTGCTCTCAGATACCTAAACCGGCTCCCCGCTCAAACCAATGCACCCACTTGTACAATCCATAACAGATCAAATCACAAACTAACTCACAGTTAACCCACCAGAGAAAGCCAGACAATGAGGGAGGGGATTTGGGTAGTGCAAGCGAGGGCGATTTTATACCTACTCCATTGCCCCCAAGTGTCGAAGAACACCGCCAAGGTGGCGTCGAGCAACCGTGCGTGGGTGGGTTGGGGACGGCGGCGACGGGAAGAAGGGAAGGTCTGTTGACATGTGAGCCGAAGTCACCAAATCCAGACCTATGTACTTGCCAGGAACTGCTGCAAAGCCAAAACAACACGAGACAGGGAGATCAGGGACAAAGGAAGAGGCGACAACAAGGCATAAACAATGACAAATTTTTCAATAGCTTGGTACACAAAAAAGTTTGGAGATGCTCACACATATTATCGTTGCCTTAGCTGTGTTTCATTCCTAGCTGAAACTCCCAGTAAGGAACAAAATAATGAGGGAGGCATAAGACAGCAGGAacatgatttttaaaaaaaataccaaCCATACTTGCTGATGGCACCATTGTGTGCTGACTACACTGCACTTTTTCACCATTTTAATCATGAATCAATCCATCAGGCTACAAATTATGATGAATGGATTATCAATGCTACTGACTAAAAATAGTTGAGATATGCATACAACATGATGTATGAGCACAAATATGCATACAACATGATCTATGAGCACAAAAAAATTCCAAAGCATGTGAATCAAATTGACTTACTAATTTGGCAAACCACTACCGCCGTCTGGCATCTTCTGAACATAATCAAGGGAAAATGCTGCATCAAGAGAAAAACGGTAAATAGCGTTAATCATTTATCTGGCCATGGCGATGCTGTACATGGAGAGAAGCACACAAAGAGAGGGATGCCATGATGAGGAAATCGATGTAGCCACCGCCAAGATGCCTTCCTAGCTGGCTGTTTCGACGTACTATTTGACGCTTGAAATATTCTGAAGTGCAAATCTGAATGTTCATACAATGAAGACCTAGAACTATGCACTTTTTAAATTCTGAAAAATAGTCACCAATAAGCATCACCAGTTCTCCCAATAAAATTGTCAAATTTGGCCAACTCAAAAGGCTTTAAGCACTTTTGCTGAAATTAGGCATCCAGATACACAAAAAAGACAGTGAATTAATAGAATGTGATGTTCTCTGGGAGGCAAATGGGTAATGATCATCTCCTATGACCCCCTCTTTCCTACTGTACGCATGTTCTCCAGCTGATACTGATAACTGCATATACAGTCACACAAGGAAGCAGGAAACACATGTAAGTTTAGTATGTACCAGCACCATGTGCAGTCCAGCCATTCTCCAACTTTCTACCTGATTTTCTTTCCTAGTGTCATGATGAGGAAGAGATAGATCTGCCTAAATATTAAACATACTAACTGTCCAAAGTAAATAATATAAACGGTCAGTGGAAACTATCTACATAAATACTGTCTGGATTGTCTATCGTTAGTACAGTAAACCATTGGGAAGAAGGACTTTTCTCTTTTCTTAGACCATGAATCTCACTTTGTTTCAGTTAAGCACTAAAAAAGTTGCCCAACTATACATGTACTCCCTCATTAAGAATGCCCAATGGGTATCTCACGAAAATCTCAAAATCAAGTATCTTAATATTCTACATAGAACCATTGATTAGGAATGACCAATCAAGACAAAAATCAGCAGTTCTCTCACGCATGCTCTCCTAGTTCCAACCAGCAGTTCTTTCATGCAGTGAAAGGGGGATAAAAATTTCGTGCCTCTCAGCTGGGGGTACAACCTGGGGGGCCTTGCCGATGAGCTCCTGTACGTAGTTCTCGCCGAAGCAGCGGTGGTCAGCGTCGTACACGCCGCAGATGACGCCCACGGGCTTCGTCTTGCTCACCGCCACCACGCGCATCGACTCCTGCGCGCGCCCCGACCGCGTCGCCACCTGCTGCACGCGCGACATCACTGAAGCGTCGCAGCCGCGTCCTCCACCGCCGCCACGGACGCCATCGCCGGTGCAGCTGATCCGCTGCCCTCCTCTGTGACCGCTGCCGCCGTCGCTGTGGTTGGTGGGAGCCACCGGCGTGTGTGCGCTGACGTCTGGGTTGGGGATCGGCGGTGAGAGGAGACGTGTTGCGGGAGGAAGAACGCGGGCACGGgagccgccgtcgccgttgccggatGAGGAGCGAGTGAGGGAGGGAGGCGGCtgcgtgggagggagggagggaggcggctgCGGGAGGAGAAGCGAGCGAGGAAGGAGGTGGCGGCTAGGTTTTAGCACGGGAGCCGCCGTCCATTTACACCCGTATGTGAAATGACCAAAATACCCTCGGCGGGGCACTGAATTAATGCGCGGTGGCACAAATGAGAGGGAACCATTCATTTTAGCAGTGCTCGTTTTCGATCCAACGGCCGATGTCCACCGGTGGCTTGATCCGACGGTGCAAAACGGATCAAAAAACGATCTGACGGCCGATATTCGCTGTGCTCTGAGAACGCTCATGTTCTCCCAACTAACATATTTCCttatggcaatgataggtcatgcagaggaaaggggttcaactatcacagcatgtaacagatgaatcgttgttgtcctaatatagtaaaagagggcaggagcgagagagtgggattgtatcagaatgaacaagggggttctgcttgcctggcagttctgaagatagtaatagctcttcatcggtgtcatcgatctcatcgtcggaacgtcgtctactcacaggggacaattaccgg
This region of Triticum aestivum cultivar Chinese Spring chromosome 2D, IWGSC CS RefSeq v2.1, whole genome shotgun sequence genomic DNA includes:
- the LOC123055804 gene encoding uncharacterized protein translates to MNGSLSFVPPRINSVPRRGYFGHFTYGCKWTAAPVLKPSRHLLPRSLLLPQPPPSLPPTQPPPSLTRSSSGNGDGGSRARVLPPATRLLSPPIPNPDVSAHTPVAPTNHSDGGSGHRGGQRISCTGDGVRGGGGGRGCDASVMSRVQQVATRSGRAQESMRVVAVSKTKPVGVICGVYDADHRCFGENYVQELIGKAPQHFPLIMFRRCQTAVVVCQITVPGKYIGLDLVTSAHMSTDLPFFPSPPSPTHPRTVARRHLGGVLRHLGAME